A genomic region of Rhizobium sp. NXC24 contains the following coding sequences:
- a CDS encoding phosphoethanolamine--lipid A transferase, whose amino-acid sequence MDDKNIQPGRRSIRPAIGSVTLCLLTTIYILLVTNQAFWTKAYGYFIAEPVAFAAFAIGISAAIMALFTSFSAKYLTKPILIFFVLVAAVSSWFNDQFGVIIDKEMIRNAAVSTGAEAGHLITLRFAMHVLLTGVLPSLVIAWVRIAHRPLLKKLAYNTAVILSCLTVFVIVGTSFYKTFAGVGRAHPDLVDMLNPVMPITSAVRYAINSRKDSSIVAQPLGTDAHRVGTTDNGKPRVTIIVAGETARAKNFSLGGYGKMTNPELAKQNVVYFPKTSSCGTATATSIPCLFSVYTREQYTHLKGLETQNLLDVLTHAKVDVSWLDNDTGSYHVTDRVPYTYLPTSADPRFCKDGECLDAILVDKVDNWLDHVKGDSVLVLHQLGSHGPAYYQRYPEEFRRFQPDCRANDFGSCTPEEITNAYDNTILYTDHIVSTVIDKLKQRSNSLSGAVVYFSDHGESLGENGIYLHGTPYIIAPSEQTHVPFLVWVADDLAKTGGYDMACLGKRAADGTYSHDNIFHSVLGLMDVATKVYDRSLDVFAECRRSPNKLAQLN is encoded by the coding sequence TTGGACGATAAAAACATCCAGCCTGGCCGACGAAGCATCCGGCCAGCAATCGGCAGCGTTACACTTTGCCTTTTAACCACGATTTATATCCTTCTTGTGACGAACCAGGCATTTTGGACCAAGGCTTATGGTTATTTTATTGCGGAGCCTGTTGCCTTTGCCGCCTTCGCCATTGGCATCTCCGCGGCCATCATGGCGCTCTTCACGTCTTTCTCCGCCAAATACCTCACGAAGCCGATCCTGATTTTCTTCGTTCTCGTGGCGGCGGTGTCCTCCTGGTTCAACGATCAATTCGGGGTCATCATCGACAAGGAGATGATCCGTAATGCCGCGGTATCGACTGGCGCCGAGGCTGGCCATCTGATCACGCTGCGCTTTGCGATGCATGTGCTGCTGACGGGTGTTTTGCCATCTCTGGTGATTGCATGGGTACGCATCGCGCATCGCCCCCTTCTCAAGAAGCTTGCCTATAATACCGCTGTCATCCTCTCCTGCCTCACCGTCTTCGTGATCGTAGGCACCAGCTTCTACAAGACGTTCGCAGGTGTCGGCCGTGCGCACCCCGATCTCGTGGATATGCTCAATCCAGTAATGCCGATCACCAGCGCCGTGCGCTACGCCATCAACTCGCGCAAGGATTCAAGCATTGTCGCACAGCCTCTGGGGACGGATGCCCACAGGGTTGGCACGACAGATAACGGCAAGCCGCGCGTGACGATCATCGTCGCCGGCGAAACCGCGCGTGCCAAAAACTTTTCACTCGGCGGCTATGGCAAGATGACCAATCCGGAACTGGCGAAACAGAATGTGGTCTACTTCCCCAAGACCAGCAGTTGCGGGACGGCGACAGCAACCTCGATCCCTTGTCTGTTCTCCGTTTATACGCGGGAGCAATATACCCACCTGAAGGGCCTAGAGACGCAGAATCTTCTTGACGTGCTGACCCATGCGAAGGTCGACGTGAGCTGGCTGGACAACGATACGGGCAGCTATCACGTCACCGACCGCGTTCCCTACACCTATCTGCCGACATCGGCCGATCCCCGCTTCTGCAAGGATGGCGAATGCCTGGATGCTATCCTGGTGGACAAGGTCGATAACTGGCTGGACCATGTCAAAGGAGACAGCGTCCTCGTGCTGCATCAACTCGGCAGCCACGGCCCTGCCTACTACCAGCGCTATCCCGAAGAGTTCCGCCGCTTCCAGCCCGACTGCCGCGCCAATGATTTCGGCAGTTGCACGCCGGAAGAGATCACCAACGCCTACGACAATACGATCCTCTATACGGACCATATCGTTTCGACGGTGATCGATAAATTGAAGCAGCGCTCAAATTCGCTGTCCGGCGCAGTCGTGTATTTCTCCGATCACGGCGAGTCGCTTGGCGAAAACGGGATCTACCTGCACGGTACGCCCTATATCATCGCCCCTTCGGAACAGACCCATGTGCCGTTCCTGGTCTGGGTGGCCGACGATCTGGCAAAGACGGGCGGCTATGACATGGCCTGCCTCGGAAAACGCGCCGCTGACGGCACCTATTCTCACGACAATATCTTCCACAGCGTCCTCGGCCTGATGGATGTCGCGACGAAGGTCTACGACCGCAGCCTGGATGTCTTCGCCGAATGCCGCCGTTCGCCGAACAAGCTGGCGCAATTGAATTGA